One Porphyromonas pogonae genomic region harbors:
- a CDS encoding DUF4296 domain-containing protein, whose product MNVSQSKITYFLFATLFITGVISGCRHNKWNRLSKEQLQDVMVDVTVTQGLMYTKDMPDSTRQVIYNHIFSKHGVTQQDYDSTIAYYTARKIDVQLLVTQRVLDSLKKLQERVAENKQKHDELNRDPSSFYYRDSVNILRDSVTIYHIEKTFVNRYFRIDLNSPYYSPVRVRFTSRIHGINKMNNQAFRMYLYLDLTDSTRLVDTCAIDRNGTYNLELSIPDGKSASALGGFVRTLAPSPGNKPIKKGNNTVVIDSFSVARYTTVASDSLSR is encoded by the coding sequence ATGAATGTTTCTCAATCGAAAATAACCTATTTCTTATTTGCGACCTTGTTTATTACGGGAGTCATATCGGGTTGTAGGCATAATAAATGGAATCGATTGTCCAAAGAGCAATTGCAGGATGTAATGGTAGATGTAACCGTAACCCAAGGTCTCATGTACACAAAAGATATGCCAGATAGTACACGTCAGGTGATATACAACCATATCTTCAGCAAACATGGTGTGACGCAGCAAGACTATGACAGTACTATTGCATACTATACCGCTCGTAAGATCGATGTGCAGTTATTGGTAACCCAGCGAGTGCTGGACTCTCTGAAGAAATTGCAAGAGAGAGTGGCGGAAAATAAGCAAAAGCATGACGAACTCAATAGAGATCCCTCATCATTCTATTATCGTGACTCTGTAAACATCCTCCGAGATAGTGTGACTATCTATCATATAGAGAAGACTTTTGTGAATCGATATTTTAGGATTGATCTTAATTCCCCTTACTACTCTCCCGTTCGTGTCCGATTCACATCCCGTATTCATGGTATCAATAAAATGAATAATCAAGCTTTCAGGATGTATTTGTATCTTGATCTCACCGATTCTACGAGACTTGTAGATACGTGTGCTATTGATAGGAATGGGACATATAATCTGGAACTCTCGATCCCTGACGGCAAGTCCGCCTCAGCACTTGGCGGTTTTGTGAGGACCTTGGCCCCAAGTCCGGGCAATAAGCCTATCAAAAAGGGGAACAACACTGTGGTTATTGATAGTTTCAGTGTGGCTCGCTATACAACTGTAGCGTCGGATAGTCTAAGTAGGTAA
- a CDS encoding FimB/Mfa2 family fimbrial subunit, whose translation MKRFFSVLGSFFLLLIIATGCSWIKDDLSSCPQTLQLYFYNETPCDGKIRHPERLGQMNKIALSLFDQKGRLVLRYDAFNVVHGDNPYAQISTPPQGKYTLVCWGVSNASFYSIENIIDGSLIDQMYWTLNPEYNPSTVRLSELYYGRIDNLEIKDHTDLGSIIDTLHINMRQFTNELNLKVKGLDDLNHYTATITDDNAAYNFLGGSIKRNIVYKQYLNKTDREEYRSAMFSLLKLDRESRHPQLVITEDKSGKILYKQSVMTIIDAVALYGNAEPINFECEHVFDLSLDLEKKSDGTYMLIGIKVNGWNVVVRDVILG comes from the coding sequence ATGAAGCGTTTTTTTTCAGTTCTGGGTTCGTTCTTTTTGCTATTAATTATAGCAACTGGATGTTCTTGGATTAAAGATGATTTATCTTCTTGTCCACAGACTTTACAGTTATACTTCTATAACGAAACTCCATGTGATGGTAAAATACGCCATCCGGAACGTCTTGGTCAAATGAATAAAATCGCATTGAGCCTTTTTGATCAAAAAGGGCGACTTGTTTTGCGTTATGATGCTTTTAATGTAGTTCATGGAGATAATCCTTATGCCCAGATCTCAACACCTCCTCAAGGTAAATACACTTTAGTGTGTTGGGGAGTTTCTAATGCTTCTTTTTATTCAATAGAAAATATCATAGATGGTTCGTTGATCGATCAAATGTATTGGACTTTGAACCCCGAATACAATCCATCTACAGTTCGTTTATCAGAACTTTACTATGGTAGAATTGATAATTTAGAGATAAAAGATCATACCGATCTAGGCTCTATTATTGACACTCTTCATATCAATATGAGGCAATTTACCAATGAGCTAAATCTGAAGGTAAAGGGGCTTGATGACTTAAATCATTATACCGCCACCATCACAGATGATAATGCTGCTTATAACTTCTTAGGAGGATCTATAAAGCGAAATATTGTTTATAAACAATATTTAAATAAAACAGATAGGGAAGAGTATAGATCTGCTATGTTTTCACTGTTGAAGCTAGATCGGGAGTCTCGCCATCCTCAACTTGTTATTACTGAAGATAAATCAGGAAAAATATTGTACAAGCAAAGTGTGATGACAATTATTGATGCTGTGGCTCTATATGGAAATGCAGAGCCAATTAATTTTGAGTGTGAGCATGTTTTTGACTTATCGTTGGATCTTGAAAAAAAGTCTGATGGGACATATATGCTTATTGGAATTAAAGTCAATGGATGGAATGTCGTAGTGCGAGATGTAATACTTGGTTAA
- a CDS encoding HU family DNA-binding protein, with protein MIQFKPRQSKIATKDGKRLWYPNAISSGEIITTKRIANDIAARSGASVGDVIGILMDLGPIMRNHLSDGRRVILNGVGSFRISANARGKGVESKEKVTANQFSSVKVIFFPEKSINRHLGVEENSLISSELRFTPAVEKLKKDKPGGGGSVPGNGGSGL; from the coding sequence ATGATTCAATTTAAACCGAGGCAATCTAAGATTGCCACCAAGGACGGGAAACGTCTATGGTACCCTAATGCCATTTCCAGTGGCGAGATTATCACAACAAAACGTATTGCCAATGACATTGCAGCCCGAAGCGGAGCTTCGGTAGGAGACGTTATAGGTATACTTATGGACTTGGGCCCTATCATGCGCAATCATCTGAGTGATGGGCGCAGAGTTATTCTAAACGGTGTAGGCTCATTTCGGATTTCTGCCAATGCACGTGGCAAAGGTGTAGAGAGTAAGGAGAAAGTAACTGCCAATCAGTTCAGCTCCGTAAAAGTGATATTTTTCCCGGAAAAATCTATCAATAGACATTTAGGTGTAGAAGAAAACAGCCTTATCTCTTCGGAATTGCGCTTCACACCGGCCGTAGAGAAATTAAAGAAAGACAAACCAGGAGGCGGAGGATCCGTTCCCGGCAATGGAGGCTCGGGGCTTTAG
- a CDS encoding IS5 family transposase — protein sequence MANKQKNTQEEDVTFGDILYQRRYRKVQNEFLNQIDQLIDWRPIRTLINKKYTKRQNAVGAPAYDVILLFKMLLLETWYNLSDVALEERVNDSISFSRFLGLKLEEVSPDHSTVSRFRTSLTELNLMDPLLKMFNKQLSKHHISVREGVLVDASIVDTPHKPNGCITIEVAEDREDTRSEEAKKAEADYQKTVVRQRKGTDEEGRWVYKHGYRYGYKKHVMTNVQGIVQKVITTPANRSDTKEFIPLLEGEEIPKETPVLADKGYASRENRAYLQSHGLRDGIMHKSHRNRPLTDMQKAFNKSISPIRSTIERTFGSICRWFHGGRCRYRGLAKAHTQNVIESIAFNLYRTPGIIVSHCVG from the coding sequence ATGGCAAACAAGCAAAAAAACACACAAGAAGAGGATGTAACCTTTGGAGACATTCTTTATCAGAGACGATATCGTAAGGTTCAAAATGAATTTTTGAATCAAATTGACCAATTGATTGATTGGCGCCCCATCCGTACGTTGATCAATAAGAAATATACGAAGAGACAGAATGCAGTTGGGGCACCTGCCTATGACGTGATACTTCTTTTTAAGATGTTGCTTTTGGAAACGTGGTACAATCTCAGCGACGTTGCCTTGGAGGAGCGTGTAAATGATTCCATTTCTTTTTCTCGCTTTTTAGGATTGAAGCTGGAAGAGGTTTCACCGGATCACAGCACGGTGAGTCGGTTTCGTACCTCCTTGACAGAGCTTAATCTAATGGATCCACTCTTAAAGATGTTTAACAAGCAATTATCCAAGCATCATATTTCAGTAAGAGAAGGCGTATTAGTGGATGCAAGTATTGTAGATACCCCCCACAAGCCTAATGGCTGTATCACGATTGAGGTGGCCGAGGATCGTGAAGATACACGTAGCGAGGAAGCTAAGAAGGCGGAGGCGGATTATCAGAAAACCGTGGTTCGTCAGCGCAAAGGAACCGATGAAGAAGGCAGATGGGTGTACAAGCATGGATACCGGTATGGATACAAGAAACATGTGATGACGAATGTTCAAGGGATAGTTCAAAAGGTGATTACCACTCCTGCCAATCGTAGTGATACGAAGGAGTTCATCCCACTATTGGAAGGAGAGGAAATTCCCAAAGAGACACCTGTTCTTGCGGACAAAGGCTACGCCTCGCGGGAGAATAGAGCATACTTACAAAGTCATGGATTACGAGATGGGATAATGCACAAGTCTCATCGAAATAGACCGTTAACGGATATGCAGAAAGCCTTTAATAAATCTATAAGCCCTATACGAAGCACTATCGAGCGTACCTTTGGAAGCATCTGTAGGTGGTTCCATGGAGGGCGATGTCGTTACCGAGGGTTAGCAAAAGCACACACTCAGAACGTTATCGAAAGCATCGCCTTTAACCTTTATCGGACTCCGGGGATAATTGTGTCCCATTGTGTCGGATAG
- a CDS encoding Mfa1 family fimbria major subunit (Members of this family are fimbrial shaft proteins (major subunit proteins), found in the Bacteriodetes. The family is named for Mfa1 from Porphyromonas gingivalis, and is related to but distinct from the family of FimA from the species.) has protein sequence MTKIKIALYLLSAMIVVSCNKETSDLNNLEKGEGKGNTFAGMTISFNKSALKAADTGQEEDEGTEAEKKITTINLLSSVKDQSWTLGNADEDGKFWLSTDVYKVAPWLTQSGVQTMGLMLNGVVGSFAGLSANTAANYIYGGSDGQAEQELKTLANNEAQSFVMTSKVASENIISGKAKDVVKNGSGKSDNVFPFDAERVVVKGIVKKDASLIQDTKDGKGTLDLTTLKYAPVNSATKTYLFTNNAGDRQMTTQKYGDFKSAIHSSTVASTANDAKTQGLIRLGNIGDAAKTGLYTARKVDENAATSKSDGFYFFENSVSDLSSVKVQGFYRLAYAKVYVKYTPKKVLVLEGDKLVEKDASSAGLVDGTFYKGQTDGLIYGSKEAAKQSVIAKDQKVYVYTKGMCGYRVLWNRISTDAGKTVINADVRRNNVYLLTIKEILGLGMPWDSSDPEDPNLPKDNTNDDSTVIPDNPNIEKQDTYMRVEAKVLKWNVIKRDVTLE, from the coding sequence ATGACAAAAATCAAAATTGCATTGTACTTACTTAGTGCAATGATTGTTGTTTCGTGTAATAAAGAAACTTCCGATCTTAATAATCTTGAAAAAGGAGAAGGCAAAGGGAATACTTTTGCCGGCATGACTATCTCTTTTAATAAGTCAGCTTTGAAAGCTGCAGATACGGGCCAAGAAGAGGATGAAGGCACAGAGGCTGAAAAAAAAATTACAACGATCAATCTTCTTTCAAGTGTAAAGGATCAGTCATGGACTCTGGGCAATGCTGATGAAGATGGTAAATTTTGGTTGTCTACAGATGTTTATAAAGTAGCTCCATGGCTCACTCAATCTGGTGTGCAGACAATGGGATTGATGCTAAATGGGGTTGTTGGATCTTTTGCTGGATTGTCAGCTAATACGGCGGCAAATTACATTTATGGAGGTTCTGATGGTCAAGCTGAGCAGGAGCTTAAAACTTTGGCTAATAATGAGGCTCAATCATTTGTTATGACTTCAAAAGTTGCTTCTGAAAATATAATTTCAGGAAAGGCTAAAGATGTAGTTAAAAACGGATCTGGCAAATCAGATAATGTATTTCCTTTTGATGCAGAACGTGTTGTTGTAAAGGGAATTGTAAAAAAAGATGCAAGTCTCATTCAGGATACAAAAGATGGAAAAGGTACATTGGACTTGACTACATTGAAATACGCTCCAGTAAATAGTGCTACAAAGACTTATCTTTTTACTAATAATGCGGGAGACCGTCAGATGACAACTCAAAAATATGGTGATTTTAAATCAGCTATTCATAGCTCAACAGTTGCATCGACAGCCAATGACGCCAAAACCCAAGGTTTAATCCGCTTAGGGAATATTGGAGATGCAGCAAAAACAGGACTATATACAGCACGAAAAGTTGATGAGAACGCAGCTACATCAAAATCAGATGGATTTTATTTCTTTGAAAATTCAGTTTCAGACTTATCTTCTGTAAAAGTTCAAGGCTTTTATCGCTTGGCTTATGCCAAAGTGTATGTAAAGTACACACCCAAGAAAGTGCTTGTATTAGAAGGTGATAAACTCGTTGAAAAGGATGCATCTTCAGCAGGGTTAGTTGATGGTACATTCTACAAAGGACAAACTGATGGACTTATTTATGGAAGTAAAGAGGCTGCTAAGCAGAGTGTAATTGCAAAAGATCAAAAAGTCTATGTATATACAAAAGGAATGTGCGGTTACCGAGTTTTGTGGAATCGTATATCAACAGATGCCGGCAAAACTGTCATAAATGCAGATGTTCGTCGTAATAACGTTTACTTATTGACTATTAAAGAAATCTTGGGTCTTGGCATGCCTTGGGATTCTTCAGACCCTGAGGATCCCAATTTACCTAAAGATAACACTAACGATGATTCAACGGTAATCCCAGACAATCCTAATATCGAAAAGCAAGACACTTATATGCGTGTTGAGGCTAAAGTGCTCAAATGGAATGTAATTAAACGTGACGTAACTCTTGAGTAA
- a CDS encoding CDP-alcohol phosphatidyltransferase family protein: protein MAEALKSIGQDRQRTNILRRGEQHAIAWLVQRIPLWMTSNTLTAIGLIGNMMVAGCFVLATYFSRYWLLLSGIGFFISWFGDSLDGRLAYYRKRPRKWYGFSLDILVDWIGIMLIGLGYIFYADETWKILGFIFVSLYAGEMIISQLRYKVTDKYSIDSGIFGPTEVRIILTLLICLETFVDGAIHYIGLSISVILLIAFCIDFRKLLRMADDRDKKENAAKGIYF from the coding sequence ATGGCAGAAGCCTTAAAGTCTATAGGGCAAGACCGCCAAAGAACAAATATACTCCGAAGGGGAGAACAGCACGCCATCGCATGGCTGGTACAACGGATACCTTTATGGATGACTTCTAATACTCTCACTGCTATAGGGCTCATTGGCAACATGATGGTAGCTGGGTGTTTTGTTCTTGCCACTTATTTCAGCCGTTACTGGCTTTTGCTTTCAGGAATAGGATTTTTCATCAGTTGGTTTGGTGATTCTCTCGACGGTCGCTTAGCATATTACCGCAAGCGTCCTCGCAAATGGTATGGTTTTTCACTTGATATTTTGGTCGATTGGATAGGCATTATGCTCATCGGGCTCGGATACATCTTTTATGCAGACGAAACATGGAAGATTCTGGGCTTTATTTTTGTATCGCTCTATGCCGGAGAGATGATTATATCACAGCTCCGCTACAAAGTAACGGACAAATACTCTATAGACTCGGGTATCTTCGGCCCCACAGAAGTACGTATCATACTCACATTACTTATATGCCTTGAGACCTTTGTCGATGGCGCCATTCACTACATCGGGCTCAGCATTTCCGTCATACTTCTCATTGCATTTTGCATCGATTTTCGAAAGCTCCTCCGCATGGCTGATGATAGAGACAAAAAGGAGAATGCAGCCAAAGGAATATACTTTTGA
- a CDS encoding helix-turn-helix domain-containing protein, which yields MLLEFYKKLKGESLRILKDYNHVILFVNKGKILCKSPLLDDYVMEQNQTVLIPINTELSLYILEDADMILFSFSEMPDIRTAEFVSSLKKYISTDLMIGNHPPFVMDMKREFEELFDFLKYISESKWKADQYIHSLLFTGLMFIYETEHSRKENALFFSPLITTKHFFKNQVLANQFKAKSAKDLAVMCNMPYHTFCRLFLLEFRSSPYKWMLQERKKRLRSLLESTDMSMLEIAEELHFCSIAHLSKFCTKYFGESPSSIRKNKRNPIV from the coding sequence ATGTTACTTGAATTTTATAAAAAATTGAAGGGTGAGTCTTTACGCATCTTAAAAGACTATAATCATGTGATTTTATTTGTCAACAAAGGCAAGATCCTTTGTAAGAGTCCTCTGCTTGATGATTACGTCATGGAGCAAAATCAAACAGTACTTATTCCGATCAACACGGAGTTGTCTTTATACATATTAGAAGACGCGGATATGATACTGTTTTCATTTTCAGAGATGCCGGATATACGTACAGCTGAGTTTGTTAGTTCTCTGAAAAAATATATTTCCACAGACCTTATGATAGGAAATCATCCACCATTCGTGATGGATATGAAAAGGGAATTCGAAGAGTTGTTCGATTTTCTAAAATATATAAGCGAGTCCAAGTGGAAAGCAGATCAGTATATCCATTCACTATTGTTCACAGGCCTTATGTTTATCTATGAGACTGAGCATTCACGCAAAGAAAACGCACTATTCTTTTCACCTCTTATAACAACTAAGCATTTCTTTAAAAATCAAGTTCTAGCAAATCAATTCAAAGCCAAAAGTGCTAAAGATCTTGCTGTAATGTGCAATATGCCCTATCATACATTTTGCAGACTATTTCTGCTAGAGTTTAGATCTTCGCCCTATAAGTGGATGCTTCAGGAAAGAAAAAAGAGACTTAGAAGTCTTCTTGAATCAACCGATATGTCTATGCTTGAGATCGCTGAAGAGTTACATTTTTGTTCTATAGCTCATTTGTCTAAGTTTTGCACTAAATATTTTGGAGAGTCACCATCGTCTATTAGGAAAAACAAACGAAACCCCATTGTTTAA
- the nhaD gene encoding sodium:proton antiporter NhaD, translating to MIAFEHPLGINKAATSLLMGCFLWILYLYAAPDLVHTGQSAQEAKNYVIDFQIIESLGDISETLLFLIGAMTIVHIIDVHGGFSYIAEVIHTRNKRKLLWITAWITFFLSALLDNLTTTIVMVILMRGLVGEKKLRWLYGSFIVLAANAGGAWSPIGDVTTIMLWIKGNITAQGVIPQLILPSIMSLLVPLIICTLYLHGEVEPLEETPNQKLTPEAKLQARLTHRDKLSILLLGVMFLLLVPVFKAVTGMPPFAGIILGLGLLWMYTDIFYKKRRKLDDNIKQPVSKVLQKVDVSTLMFFFGILLAVDALRYAGILTTMSEWLDMHSPNIYMLDGLIGAVSSVVDNVPLVAASIGMYPVDTTTATSIYSIDGSFWTLLAYCAGVGGSMLIIGSAAGVVLMGLEHISFGWYFKRITPLAIVGYLSGMLFFYLQELVF from the coding sequence ATGATCGCTTTCGAACATCCCCTCGGCATCAACAAAGCAGCCACATCTCTGCTCATGGGCTGTTTTTTATGGATTTTGTATTTGTATGCTGCTCCCGATCTTGTCCATACAGGACAGAGTGCCCAAGAAGCTAAAAATTATGTAATAGACTTCCAGATTATAGAGAGTCTGGGCGATATCAGCGAGACTCTACTCTTCCTCATAGGCGCCATGACCATTGTGCACATCATCGATGTTCACGGAGGATTTAGTTATATAGCCGAGGTAATACACACGCGTAACAAACGCAAGCTCCTTTGGATCACAGCATGGATCACATTCTTCCTCTCAGCGTTACTGGACAATCTCACTACCACTATCGTCATGGTGATACTCATGAGAGGGCTGGTGGGCGAAAAAAAACTCCGATGGCTTTACGGTTCTTTCATTGTGCTTGCCGCCAATGCCGGTGGAGCATGGAGTCCTATTGGGGACGTTACCACTATCATGCTATGGATCAAAGGCAATATCACGGCCCAAGGCGTAATACCGCAGCTCATACTACCCAGTATCATGTCACTACTGGTACCGCTGATCATTTGCACTCTGTACCTTCATGGAGAAGTAGAGCCACTGGAAGAAACTCCGAATCAAAAGTTAACTCCTGAAGCCAAGTTACAGGCACGACTTACACACCGGGACAAGCTCAGCATACTCCTTTTGGGAGTGATGTTCCTGTTATTAGTGCCCGTATTCAAGGCTGTGACGGGGATGCCTCCTTTCGCAGGTATTATTTTGGGTTTGGGACTGCTATGGATGTACACCGATATTTTTTACAAGAAACGGCGCAAACTCGATGACAATATCAAGCAACCGGTAAGTAAAGTACTCCAAAAAGTGGATGTAAGCACCCTGATGTTTTTCTTCGGCATCCTGTTGGCCGTAGATGCGCTCAGATATGCCGGTATACTCACTACAATGAGCGAATGGCTCGACATGCACTCACCTAATATTTATATGCTCGATGGCCTTATCGGAGCAGTTTCCTCTGTTGTAGACAATGTACCCCTGGTGGCCGCTTCTATCGGGATGTATCCCGTAGACACCACCACTGCAACTTCTATATATTCCATAGACGGAAGCTTCTGGACACTCCTTGCATATTGCGCCGGGGTTGGTGGTAGCATGCTTATTATAGGATCTGCTGCCGGCGTGGTGCTTATGGGACTCGAGCATATAAGCTTCGGGTGGTACTTCAAGCGCATAACACCGCTTGCTATAGTAGGTTACCTCAGTGGTATGCTTTTCTTCTATTTGCAGGAGTTGGTATTCTAA
- a CDS encoding GtrA family protein, translated as MYKGILTFTKSQASAFIGGMVDYGLMVFTTEVFHIHYLIGIVIGGVIGALVNFTLNKLWAFKEKDLKYTNSLKNQLFKFTITVLNSIMLKSMGTYILTSRLGLDYKISKLVVDLVVSVLFNYTLQKEWVFRKENIRSQKLNKMK; from the coding sequence ATGTACAAAGGCATACTCACCTTTACCAAGAGCCAGGCATCTGCATTTATAGGGGGGATGGTAGATTACGGGCTCATGGTATTTACCACGGAAGTGTTCCATATACACTATCTCATTGGTATTGTGATAGGCGGTGTAATAGGAGCACTTGTCAACTTTACGCTCAATAAACTATGGGCATTCAAAGAAAAAGACCTCAAGTATACCAATTCGCTGAAGAATCAACTCTTCAAATTTACCATCACAGTGCTCAATAGCATTATGCTCAAGTCTATGGGGACTTATATACTCACAAGCCGTCTGGGACTGGACTATAAAATAAGCAAGCTTGTTGTAGATCTTGTAGTATCAGTACTCTTCAACTATACTTTACAAAAGGAATGGGTATTTAGGAAAGAAAATATTCGCAGTCAGAAACTCAATAAAATGAAGTAA
- a CDS encoding thiol-activated cytolysin family protein, producing the protein MKVYKSKLAVSTLILLSIVGCNANDTLTTDVQNDEINSKKEMYDGQPTEVVSQSTYSSLPSFLSGSDNTDSPCKDVETVQSKIYQDFSKFDRGTNLMWPGNLVQGESIRTGELASIPVDGAGRNSIEVKVDAFSLNATKPTSYVIPDPTPGKVQDALGKALDSYYSSETRFPANYTIDIQRAFNSKQLQLALNVGFSGFGKLNVGASLGIDFKQSKTYYAVTLKQKFFTVSVSPKAGLKGDNGWIKSNYPDKDISAYISEHNPPVYVSTVTYGRLYALVYESDENSLDLEQALNFAYKNPTTSVTVDQKLKYSNTLRNSKVYVKQLGGNATDGLLSSFSSQTGDFEKVREFVIKGAEVSKSNPGYPIEYTAANIKNNKPVTVKYEEKFKHTECRNIPYTANSESDAKREVNKLKAEYGTGNCAKIIINNKTDQNISLASETVWCGSTFYSSVPTIIASGKSGYALAIHKQGVALGTFNQLSYKLGEQIVSFGTYAPWNQFRTNNVLVDFKQITEQELYNNSTRPANEKNKNNIIIKGKIDLGDSPLVVFNVQKS; encoded by the coding sequence ATGAAAGTCTACAAATCTAAATTAGCTGTATCTACGCTAATACTATTATCAATCGTAGGTTGTAATGCAAATGATACATTGACAACCGATGTTCAGAATGACGAAATCAATTCTAAGAAAGAGATGTATGACGGACAGCCTACAGAAGTAGTATCCCAAAGTACATATTCTTCACTTCCTTCATTTTTGAGTGGCTCGGATAATACAGACTCACCCTGCAAAGACGTAGAGACTGTTCAGAGTAAAATATATCAGGATTTTTCAAAATTTGACAGAGGCACTAACTTGATGTGGCCGGGTAACCTTGTCCAAGGTGAATCCATTCGAACAGGAGAATTAGCTTCTATACCGGTAGACGGAGCAGGAAGAAATTCAATAGAAGTCAAAGTAGATGCCTTCTCTCTAAATGCAACAAAACCGACAAGCTACGTTATCCCGGACCCAACTCCGGGAAAAGTGCAAGATGCATTGGGAAAAGCCTTGGATAGTTATTACAGCTCTGAGACTAGGTTTCCTGCTAATTACACTATAGATATTCAACGGGCATTTAACAGCAAACAACTACAGCTGGCATTAAATGTAGGGTTCTCTGGTTTTGGGAAACTGAATGTGGGGGCGAGCTTGGGCATTGACTTCAAGCAAAGCAAGACTTATTATGCAGTAACGCTGAAGCAGAAGTTTTTTACAGTATCTGTTTCTCCCAAGGCGGGTTTAAAAGGTGATAATGGTTGGATAAAATCTAATTATCCGGACAAAGATATCAGCGCATATATCTCTGAACACAATCCTCCTGTTTACGTCTCTACTGTAACTTATGGTAGGTTATATGCATTGGTATATGAGTCTGACGAAAACTCTTTGGATTTGGAACAAGCCCTTAACTTTGCTTATAAAAATCCGACAACATCAGTTACTGTGGATCAGAAACTAAAGTATAGCAATACTTTAAGGAATTCCAAAGTTTATGTAAAACAATTAGGAGGTAACGCCACTGACGGTTTATTATCTTCTTTCTCAAGCCAAACCGGGGATTTTGAAAAAGTAAGAGAGTTTGTAATCAAAGGAGCTGAAGTTTCAAAATCTAATCCGGGTTACCCTATTGAGTATACTGCGGCAAACATCAAAAACAACAAACCTGTTACCGTAAAGTATGAAGAGAAATTTAAGCATACGGAATGTAGGAATATTCCCTATACAGCCAATAGCGAGTCCGATGCAAAAAGAGAAGTCAATAAATTAAAAGCGGAGTATGGTACAGGCAACTGTGCAAAGATTATTATTAATAATAAAACAGATCAAAATATAAGCTTAGCAAGCGAAACTGTTTGGTGTGGAAGTACATTCTACAGTAGTGTACCTACGATAATTGCATCCGGAAAATCCGGATATGCTTTAGCTATACACAAACAGGGAGTTGCTTTAGGTACATTCAATCAATTATCCTATAAGCTAGGGGAGCAAATAGTAAGTTTTGGAACTTATGCTCCTTGGAATCAGTTCCGCACAAACAATGTGCTTGTTGACTTTAAGCAGATCACAGAACAAGAGCTTTATAACAATAGTACGAGACCTGCTAATGAGAAGAATAAAAATAATATAATAATAAAAGGTAAAATAGATCTTGGCGATAGTCCGTTAGTTGTATTTAACGTACAGAAAAGTTAG